Below is a window of Humulus lupulus chromosome 2, drHumLupu1.1, whole genome shotgun sequence DNA.
AACCTATAAAAACAGTCCAACAACAAACAACAATCACTCAACATCCACCTGCAAATGAAGCACCAACTGAACAAAGACCTCAACGACAGAGGAAAAGCATGCATGGATGATGGATTATGAGGTATTTGATTCTGACGATTCTGAAGAAGACCCAGTAGCTTATGAAGAAACCGCTAAAGAATCAAAGCGGAGAAAGGCGATGGATGCTGAAATCAGAGCCATTGAAAGAAACAATACTTAGGAGTTGATGGAGCTTCCAAAAGGGCAAAAGGCTGTtggtaggggtgaacatttgacctgaATAACCCGCAAAACCCGCAAACCCGCCCGACCTGCAACCCGAAAACCCGTTTTTTGGGAAAACCTGTCAGATTTTGGTTAAATCTGACCCGAACCTGACAAAAgtcgggtcgggttcgggtttgaAATTTGTTAAAACTCAGGTTCGGGTTCAAACCCAAAAtccaaaaaatggtatttttgaaagaaaaaaaaagtgtaaaaaatggtatttttgcaaaatttggcttTTTGGCCCAAAACCCAATTGGCTCAGTCCAACCCAaaatccaaaaaagtataaaaaaaatggtatttgtGCAAAATTTGGCTTTTCTGCCCAAAACACAAATGGCCCAGCCTAATCTGAATCAAACCCGAAACCGAACCCGAataaaacccgaaacccgaaaaagccCGAAAATTTtggatcggtttcggtaccatttttctcaacccgaaacccgtaaaacccgaacccgatgaacccgaaacccgaaaatccgacccgtgtgcacccctagctGTTGGTGAGAAGTGGGTGTACAAGACGAAGCTAAAAGAAAATGGTGAAGTTGACAAGTACAAGGCGCGCTTGGTGGCTAAATGCTATAAGCAAGAATTTCGTGTGGATTACAAAGAActtctttgtaacgccctggatagccaagaccgttacactgtgtgtttaaaaagtgccagacttgctaatcaagtcatttaattaaaatcgtgttgtaGAAGCTAcaaatgaactagggttaaaagcgttttggtatcaaaagccacatttttcattaagaaacattatctggttacacgggatcccaaataaAAAccagtttaaagatcgtttatagaagttgtaagactcagatacaataaccagccatactaaggcaaaacaagcaattaggtagtccctgtcctggtccactcctcgatcgtggtgatcgaacagctagctatgtacattccaccttggagctctccacctcgggcttggtccagcttgcccttgcctttacctgcaccacgtagcacccgtgagccaaggcccagcaagaaagcataataacatagcaagatcagcaacacttatcaaatatttcacaatgctcaaccaagaattcaacatctcataacatttatccaatcagtaataacagtttgtcatctaGACAGTCAATCAATTATATTCATAGCACActattcacgttcataaccaatagattgtcatatccatcaaataacattcagggttggcgcccttagtcgcaccctctatttaacacactgtcttcggctcattagggccgcccccagtgtaatactcactgactctggccagcttaaccaagctcagtgataaataagctgcctcagctcccagtggccgagccgcgcctcaatgcgcaaatattgattccgacacccttaggccggtaatcgcatgtcctatgacataataataccatcacacgacatgatatacaaatatagggagctcttagtcccatcgtgtccacatgattattcatattcacataacagtgcatacatacatagggagcacttagtcccaacctaaccacatactcaggtgcagctttcttacttTTCAATTcattggtttccgatgccacgaagccgcgagcacggtcctctactccgagcctctccaaagtcctaatcacaacacaaatgaaacatcctttgtcactagtcaatccaaagctaccttcccggaacctaacccacactctcgggacccccaaaaccttaaaacCATACCCCGGAGAcattccccgaacccccggagcaaagacctaaaattgccaaaattgatgtcctgaaattggccttgtgccgcggcacccagcaagtcaggggccTCGCGCCGCGGCACGCAAgaactgtgccgcggcacgccttcgcaggcccagaattctgggttttccttcgcgtttttcccgagcctagctcactccaaatcacccaaaactccatcctaagtcccaaaaccaactctaaatccttaataaacctcacaGCAACCTAAAAACATCATGCTCAAGCTCATTCACACAATTATTCCCaagattcactcttgaatttcatgcttagtaactcaaaccagaaaatttaaaacaacttgaacccaaacacaaaccacactccaaactccctaaaccttaacaaaaataagcctaataattacacagaaaccttaccttgagtggtgagtccaacctccggctctaaacctccttccccctttgattacccaattctgagttcatacaaaaccaaccaccaatttgtttcaattctcacttatcaaccaaaaatcagacttgaaacttaaatataccataaccaaaatcttacctctgagtactCTTGGCTTAAGCTTGATTTTACAACTTCAATCACTCTTTAATTCTCCTTCGAAAAGCTAAATTCAGCTTCTCCCTTCCATCTTAgttttgctcttcctctaggtctccaatattcagcataaaacccatttctccaagtggtatacgtattgtattttccttcagctcttactcatctattccctgccaaaagactaatttaaccctccatttatatcctttactaactagacctcaagggcttacttgtccttttcctaactttacaattctaccattttcccaataaaacctgttactctctatggttactaacagtcacgcaggttaccaaatcaccagttaccattatctagttttctaggaccgtcccgacacgtgcatcacattggtatcgcagcacccacgtggtacaattcacacatcataattatcacataacataattcacatagtcatataacatgcttaaaatcataatcatgcctcttaatcataaaaatcatacataattcccattatgccctccaggcacactagccaaggcccttaagccttaatagcgaatttgggtcattacattcgtGCTCCTGTAGCGACACATGATACAATCCGATTGGTGATCGCATTAGCTGCTAAGAACTCATGGCCTATCTTCCAGTTGGATGTAAAATCAACATTCTTACATGGGGACTTGGAGGAACATGTATTTATTGATCAACCTCCTGGTTATGTTAAACTTGGAAATGAGCATAAaatgtataaattaaaaaagACATTTTATGGACTAAAACAAGCTCCACAGACTTGGTATAGTCGTATTGAAGCTTATTTTTTAAAGGAAGGTTTTCATAAATGTCCATATGAGCATACACTTTTTATTAAATTTGGAGATGGAGGAAAAATGTTCATTGTTTGTTTATATGTGGATCTAATTTATACTGGAAATGATAGTGCCATGTTTGAAAAATTCAAGCACTCCATGATGGATGAATTTGATATGTCTGATCTTGGCTTAATGCAGTTACTTTCTTGGCATAGAAGTAGTGCAATCCAATGCTGGTATTTTTATATCTCAAAAGAAATATGTCCAAGAAATTTTAGACAAGTTCCAAATGAAGAATTGCAATGCTATGGGCACTCCAACTGAAGTTGGTTTAAAGCTTATCAAAGATCTTGAAGGAAGGAAGGTTAACAATACTCGTATAAGCAAATggttggaagcttgatgtattTGACAACCACAAGGCCAGATATAATGCATGTTGTAAGTCTCATTAACAGGTACATGGAATGTCCAAGGGAGATACATCTTCTTGATGCAAAGAGAATTTTTCGGTACTGGCGAGGTACAACTGGCTTTGGGCTGTTCTACCAAAAGGGAGAAAAAGAAAATTTAATTGGCTTTAGTGATAGTGATTATGTTGGAGATTTGGATGATAGAAGAAGCACATATAGATATGTTTTTATGATGGACTCAGGAGTTGTTTCATGGTCTTCAAAGAAGCAAGCAATTGTCACTTTATCAACAACTAAGGCAGAGTTTATAGCTGCAACAACCTGTGTTGCTCAAGCTATCTGGTTAAGGAAAACCTTTGAAGACATTCATTGCAAGCAAGAGAGGGCTACTACAATTTATTGTGACAACAGTTCAACTATAAAGCTCTCCAAAAATCATGTTCTACATGGAAGAAGTAAGCACATAGATGTGGAGTTTCATTTCTTAAGAGATCTCACAAAGAAAGGCGTCATTGATCTCATTCATTGCAGAAGTAAAGAACAAGTTGCTGATATATTCACAAAGCCTCTTAAATTGCCTACATTTCAGTATCTAAGAAACCTGCTTGGTGTATGTACTTTGGAAGGACAAGTTTGAGAGAGGGCAAGTTTAAGAGAGggaatgtgaaaaatatatttattaattgtttAATATCATGTTTTGAAGAGTGTTATTAGTTGAAGTAATAATGTGTTAGTGGTAATAGGTGTCATATTCTATAGGAAGTAGTGTAGTTGTGTAATAGTGGTTAGTAGTGGAAAAATGGGTTGGTTAGAGATCCTATTTCTTACTATTTATCTATTGGGTGACTCTATGTAAACAGCCGGTCTGCACGTTGATGAGAGTAGAGAAGCAATAAAGCACTTTAAAGTTTTATGAATATTTGTCTTTCtcctctcatatatatatatatatatatatatatactaggtacaaaaaagtgcatgtttatttagttttatttatataatttattaattattttttattaaatttatattaatgtcatataaatttggaaataaatatcctattttaattaaataatttatttatttttacttaagtttatgttttttctagtttttgaatttgagagtgacaataagagattatatattatatatttaatgtaatattaaatagtatATGTGAATGCTAattcatagtagattatattatatatttaatatgatattattctaataagtgaatttaaatttaattaaattttatttaagttataataactttattattttaaataattatcattctaaaatatctcaaaaatatcatattttaatttgtttaattatttattattttaaaataattaccgttataaaatatatgaaaaatattatattttaatttgtttaattatttattatttttaaataattatcattgtaaaatatctcaaaaatatcatattttaatttttttttaattatttattttattttattttattttaagcgTTTACAAAttaccattaaatataaaaatattctgttaaatataaaaatattcggttaaaattaaataaaaaaccgttaaaacaaaaaattttggttatttacacacttattatataaaaaagaTATACACATAAATAATATCACATATCAAGAGCACAAATCATATTGTTTGGTAAGCCCTTAGTATCGACACAATAGAATAAGCAGTATGAAATTTTAAGACATGCCAAGAAAAACTTCTGAAGCCGATATGCCTTTACCGCATCATTATACTCAAAAATCATTCACCACAAAATGCACCGATCACAAAAGTTGTACTTGATCCTAACTATTTAGGAAAATTATATGTTTTCAAGATTCTTGGCCACTTCAAAGCAGCAGCGCATCAAAAGAAAAAACTATATACTCGTGCAACGATGTAAATATAAGCCAAAGGACGACAGGGTTCTCCACCATCCAATGCTCGGGGTGGATATTTCTCTAAGTAATAAAAAGAAATTTCATGTCTGCTTCTGTTAATTTTCCCAGAGCTGCTGAGCAACCACCGACGGTACTGTCAAAAGGCAAGGCATTGGGTAATTCTATGTGGGGAAAGCCTATATTAAGCATGGAAAACTTGCGTACAAATTAATCTTACCCTTCAAACACTAGCTCCTTCTTTTCTTGCAGCTTCAAAATTCTCTCCTCGATTGTATTCTCTATAACGAATCTAACAATTCTGTACACAGACATGCAGATTTTAGAGAACAAAAGAAAGAGGTTAGCTCAAGTAAATTATATTatcatcaaaataaaaataaaaaaaagcaaCCTGATTGGCTTGTACTGTCCTATCCGGTGAATTCTATCTTGTGCTTGCCGCTCAACAGCTGGGTTCCACCATGGATCCATCAAGAAAACCTATAGTGACCCAAAAAAACGAGTTCATTTGCATTCAAACTTATAAGAATTACAACGAAAGCTAATGCGAATCTAGATTAAGTATGCCACCGTAAAAGACCACGCATAAAATAAAAATACCACAAACAATACAAATAGTTAATATAAAAATGAGGCAAATGCATAACTATTATATGAAAGGGCTGTGCAGATATAAGAAAATCTTCCCTCTGTCAGATGATATAAAACTTACATGTGATGCAACAGTAAGATTAAGAGCAACGCCTCCAGCTTTAAGACTCATGAGGAATATCTTGCAATCTGGGTCCTCAATAAATTTCGTAATAGCAGCATTCCTGGCAACCATTGACATACTTCCATTCAACTGAACACACTTGATACCAGACTGCACGAGGTCCATCAAACATTATTAATATGGAAGTTATCTCAAacggattttttttttttttttggggggaagTGAAAAGCACTTTAGAAATTATTTAGAAACACCTTCTCGAGGGAGTAGTTTATGAGATCCAAGAATGATGTGAACTGGCTGAAAACTATTCCTTTTGCAGAACCATCCTTCTCAATCATGAATCTGATTTCTTCCCTCTGGATCAACATACTTAACTTAGTAACAGGTAAATATTACAAGAACAGCATGCATACAAGAGATAACAGAAGCAGATAAAGGCCTTCTAGTCATAGTTCTCCAGCAACATCAAATGAATAAAAAACAGACTAGTACACGTAATGCCTGTTATCAGCAAAAAGATTTCTCACTAAATTTTTTACACAAGATGGTGTACGCTAACAATTTTGCCACTGTAATCATGTCACCAACTTTGTCCCTAAACATATTCCAAAAATAAATGATGATAAAAGCACGTTATCTGAAAACAATTAAAATCCTAAAGCGATTACAAGTAATGAAATGCAATTAACACCAGCCAAACGGCTAAAGTCGATAATTGGAAACTATCTGTGTTCCTCTCtatattcatttaaaaaaatatatacatctaATTTCATTGTCAGTATCAAAtatgataagtttttttttaaaaaaaagaaaccaAATATTTTAAtcttttacttttttttcttttctttttcttcttttttatacAATGGGAATTTGATCCCCTCCCCTTCCCATACAAATATTCTGGGCAGCATCATAACTAAATTAACAGGATAACAAAATCTATGGCAAGTATTTTTAAAAGAGACTATATACATGAATACTTGTCAAATCACGTAGCAGCATGCCTATTAGGTATACATAGAACATGGTCACATGAACTAAAGAATTCAAAGACAAtacataatttattaaaattatacataCCAAAGCCTCAATTTTTGTGCTTGTTTGAAAATTGTTAAGTTGAACTCTGTTTAGAATACTTGATGCCCTGAAGCCCTTTATTGTAGTTTTACTGGTCTGATTCCCATTATCTGCATTTGCTGTCAAATCAACAGTAAGCAGTGTCGAGCAAGAAGGGCATGAGACTTGTCCCAAGGAAGCAGCATAATCAATCAAACAAGCTTTGCAAAAAGCATGTTCACAAGAGGTAACCTGAAAAGAGAGGAAAATCCAAGCAAAACTCAGTAAAACtaaaaacaaacatttaaaagaaaaatatacacTACTCCAGGACTCATGAAAGAAATCaacaaataaacatttaatttattttcagAAAATAATCTGTTACAACCATTCCTTGGTTGCCAAAGCACTTTAACATTTCAAACCAAAAAACAGAGAGTTCAGCTAAAATTAACCATAAAAGTGAATCTAGATCCATATGTACCCCAATCTTTATCTCTATCCATGGGGATACCCATAGAAATTATCTTTGAGTTAATCTAAATTATCCTTTATCCAGACAGAAAATGTCTCTGTGAGAGGCTATGCCATCTATATATGTTTTTGCCTCGTCCATTTCTACTCCAAAGAAGAAGGTTTAGTTCTTTGACTTCTTTCAACCTAAAATGTAACTTAACTACTGTTAATTTTAACTTTAAAAGCCAGAGCTATGCATCACTTAGCATCGTACTTGATCGGACACAGTGATTGGAAAATGTTTAGTCTCATATCTAGAGTTGAATATTTGAAAATTGAAACAGTAGACAAAAGGGAGGATTTGTTGTAAATAGAAAACAAGGAACTGACCACATGATTTTCTGCTGGCTCATGACAAATGCCACATATGCGCTCTTCATTATCGATTTCCACCTTGTTTGTGTTTCTCATTGCTGAAGTTGCAGAATATACCACAAGGTAAGGATGGTCAACTGCCTGCAATAAACAAAGAGAGTAATTAGAACCAacaatatgaatgataaaaaGCAGAATGCAGAATGCAGAATGCAGACAAGGATGATATAAGAGTTCTTTTTGCTTTGCACATCCCATACAAAATCATACTTAAAAAATGTGAAGTTTGAAACAAGGCAACCAGATCTTTTACTGATAGAATCATTATTTTAACTGCTCACCTGACGCAAACGTGTGAGAAGGTCAAATATGTGACCATAGTTATGCATAATTGTTCCTGCTTCAACATATCTGGAAGCaataaaacatattaaataaCCATAAAAAGATTTGTGCACTATATTTTAGTATTACTGAGAAGCAACCACAAGAAATGAACTTTACAGAACAAGTTGCAAGTTCTAATTTCTAGCAAATTCTATTTACAGAGAATTAAAGAATAACACTTATATTTAGCGCATTAAGAGAAAACAAAGAAGGGATAGATCATATACGTGTTAAACTGTGCCTGACTCTCATTGTACAATGACTCGTAATAATCCTGCTCCCTGATATCCAGTACGTCCCTCCTCAATGATACCTGTGGTAGAATCAAGATAAGCATTAGAACATTAAGACAATTTAACACATCATCAAGTGCAACAGGCAACAGCCCTCCCTATTACTAGAACTTACAATTTGTGGTAGAAGCCATAAATCTAGAACTTACAATTCGTGGAGGAAGACCAAGATCAGCAGCCCTCCCTCTTTTAGTTCTTCTCAGCACTACCTTCtttaaaattttgtgttttagCAACATCATCGCCCTTTTCCCAGGGTCTTGATTCGCATATGTTTGTATAGGTGTAGCAATAAACTTGCAAGAGTAAGATCTCACATTAGCACATAAGAATACCTTGCCACAAAAACAACTGTGAGATAATAGAAGAATATAAATTGGATACTCACTTTATTCCACCAACAAAAATGTCTAACAGATTTATGAGGGCAATTTGGACATTGTGATGAGGAACTGCAGAAAAGCATTGGAGTAGAgaaaacacacacatatataaatcGTGATATATGATACCAAGTTATTGAAATTTTGTTCATCTTTAAAGGCATGCACAACGTATATGACTATATCCTCTTAAATCATACCTATGATCAAGAGCTCTGCAATCACAGTCCTTACAGAAGTAATAGGAATATGGAACAATTTGTAGAAAGCGTAGCTGTTCATAATAACTAATATAAGTGAGAAAAAAGGAAGGCCACTAAGCTTAACCAAAATTTGTAAACATAGAGTAAACTTACCAAAGAGTAAAGTTCTCCAACACGGTTCTGAAGAGGAGTACCACTTAAAGCCCATTTGTATGAGGACTCTAAAGAAAGAACAGCTCTGGCGGTATTACATCGTCTAGATTTAATATAATGAGCCTACGATTGAAAGACAAGGTCCGCATAGTTACAAAAGTATTTATAAATTTAGCAGGTGGTAGACAAATTTTATCATCTGAGATTTGAAACTAAATATGAAATCATCTGTGAGAAAAAAAAAGTACTATAAATACAGGCAATGATGCAAACAGAGGTTAGAGAAGGAGCCCATGAAAAAGCAAGCATAGCAACATTTCACTTATTTAACTCAAAACCACTACACTGTAATTGCATTATGCCAAATCACCTCATCCAAAATAATGCGTTCCCATTTCACAGCATGTAAAACTGATTTCCCCTTAGGCAATGCTTCCTTCTTGTTTTGCTTTGGTGTCTTGTGTTTAGGAGATTTTTCATCCAACTTTGATGTTGATGGCATATATTTAGACTTCTTCCCTTGTTGCTTAGATTGCTTGTCAGTTTTCAGAGCATTCGGGCCACAATAGTATCTCAAGTGTAGTGTCATATTTTTCTCATGAAACATCTTGGTACAGAAAGGGCACCTCCCTTTGGGAGGCATCATATGCTTCCTGTACTCAGCTTCAACAATTGAGTATGTAGTCAGGACAAAATCATATTCAGAAAATTTCTTCGACACCTTCTCTCTGTTTGCCCCATGATAAACCAGTACCTTTGTGCTCCCCTTTGCTGTAAACTTATCAATTTCATTTTTCCACTGGTTCACAGCAACAACAGGACAGATTACAAGGGTGCTCTTAATTCCAGGCAGGCCTGTTGATGCGCCTTCTGATGAATCAAAAGTTACACCAGTTTCCCTGGAAAGTTCTCGTTTGGCAAGAACAAGTGAAATGGCTTGGATGGTTTTCCCCATTCCCATTTCATCTGCAAGGA
It encodes the following:
- the LOC133817559 gene encoding ATP-dependent helicase rhp16 — encoded protein: MELRSRKAMSESPTDGNEPHVEDDIDIDNSDSSDDEIFVGTLSDSDGKGTSDEDDAFHETINRSKRRRVGRRKNSEGSNLGEAIQDEEIVDEIDLALEGVVQKMKANKKKSKNKEKRPVLMWNIWEGEHEKWLDGNITKDLDLENQNEIVTEAAEAPSDMLVNLLRYQKEWLAWALKQEDTPMRGGILADEMGMGKTIQAISLVLAKRELSRETGVTFDSSEGASTGLPGIKSTLVICPVVAVNQWKNEIDKFTAKGSTKVLVYHGANREKVSKKFSEYDFVLTTYSIVEAEYRKHMMPPKGRCPFCTKMFHEKNMTLHLRYYCGPNALKTDKQSKQQGKKSKYMPSTSKLDEKSPKHKTPKQNKKEALPKGKSVLHAVKWERIILDEAHYIKSRRCNTARAVLSLESSYKWALSGTPLQNRVGELYSLLRFLQIVPYSYYFCKDCDCRALDHSSSSQCPNCPHKSVRHFCWWNKFIATPIQTYANQDPGKRAMMLLKHKILKKVVLRRTKRGRAADLGLPPRIVSLRRDVLDIREQDYYESLYNESQAQFNTYVEAGTIMHNYGHIFDLLTRLRQAVDHPYLVVYSATSAMRNTNKVEIDNEERICGICHEPAENHVVTSCEHAFCKACLIDYAASLGQVSCPSCSTLLTVDLTANADNGNQTSKTTIKGFRASSILNRVQLNNFQTSTKIEALREEIRFMIEKDGSAKGIVFSQFTSFLDLINYSLEKSGIKCVQLNGSMSMVARNAAITKFIEDPDCKIFLMSLKAGGVALNLTVASHVFLMDPWWNPAVERQAQDRIHRIGQYKPIRIVRFVIENTIEERILKLQEKKELVFEGTVGGCSAALGKLTEADMKFLFIT